One Verrucomicrobiota bacterium genomic window carries:
- a CDS encoding sigma-54 dependent transcriptional regulator codes for MNKAMLLIVDDEKTTREGLRAALEDRYDVYVAEDAAMAMELLERDHFDVLLTDFRLPNEDGMKLITRAKSLSKPPVCILMTAYGSEELAVDAMKRGADDYIAKGRLQIDELEMRIARSLRQQNLETENTTLRQQLDSKFGLENIIGESGVMREVFDCVRQVAPTRATVLIHGESGTGKELIAKALHQLSPRSRQPLVTVHCAGLPATLIESELFGHEKGAFTGAHERRVGRVELAQGGTLFLDEIGEIDATTQVKLLRFLGERTFERLGSSKPLTADVRLVTATNKNLAEMVKAGTFREDLYFRLRVVEINLPPLRERRGDIPKLALAFLKEFARENGRRVADFTPEAIDALMRHSWPGNVRELRTTIEHAVVFCREDKISARDLPASVREGEVTVPAPPRSEAPLDPPDLTVKNAEKQLMIRALRETDGNRSEAARRIGMSRRTFYRKLQTYDLEKY; via the coding sequence ATGAATAAAGCAATGTTACTGATCGTGGACGATGAGAAAACGACGCGGGAAGGACTCCGGGCCGCGTTGGAAGATCGTTACGATGTGTATGTGGCTGAGGATGCTGCAATGGCCATGGAATTGTTGGAACGCGATCATTTCGACGTGCTTCTGACTGATTTTCGGTTGCCCAATGAGGATGGGATGAAGTTAATCACCCGGGCCAAATCCCTTTCCAAACCACCGGTCTGCATCCTGATGACGGCTTACGGTTCCGAGGAACTGGCGGTGGACGCGATGAAACGGGGTGCTGATGACTATATCGCCAAGGGGCGCCTGCAGATTGACGAGTTGGAGATGCGCATTGCCCGGTCGCTTCGGCAACAGAATTTGGAGACGGAAAACACCACGTTGCGCCAGCAGTTGGATAGCAAGTTCGGGCTGGAAAATATCATCGGTGAATCAGGCGTCATGCGGGAGGTCTTTGACTGCGTGCGCCAAGTGGCGCCCACGCGCGCCACGGTCTTGATTCATGGTGAAAGCGGTACCGGTAAGGAATTGATAGCCAAGGCGTTACACCAACTCAGTCCACGTTCTCGGCAGCCTTTGGTCACCGTGCATTGCGCCGGGTTGCCAGCGACGCTGATCGAAAGTGAATTGTTTGGCCACGAGAAAGGAGCGTTTACCGGGGCGCATGAGCGGCGGGTGGGGCGTGTCGAATTGGCGCAAGGCGGCACCTTGTTCCTGGACGAAATTGGCGAGATTGATGCCACCACCCAAGTGAAGTTGCTACGGTTCCTCGGGGAGCGCACCTTCGAACGGCTAGGGTCCAGCAAACCCTTGACAGCGGATGTGCGCCTGGTGACCGCCACCAACAAAAACCTGGCTGAGATGGTCAAAGCCGGCACGTTCCGCGAAGACCTGTATTTCCGGTTGCGCGTGGTGGAAATCAACCTGCCGCCGCTACGCGAGCGCCGGGGGGACATTCCCAAGTTGGCATTGGCATTTCTCAAGGAGTTTGCGCGGGAAAACGGGCGGCGGGTGGCCGATTTTACGCCGGAGGCGATCGACGCATTGATGCGCCATTCCTGGCCGGGCAACGTGCGCGAATTGCGCACCACCATTGAACATGCCGTGGTGTTTTGCCGGGAGGATAAAATCAGCGCGCGTGATCTGCCAGCGTCGGTGCGGGAAGGGGAGGTCACGGTTCCGGCCCCGCCCCGGAGCGAGGCGCCGCTGGATCCGCCGGATCTCACCGTGAAGAACGCCGAGAAACAGTTGATGATCCGGGCGTTGCGGGAAACCGACGGGAACCGCAGCGAAGCGGCCCGCCGGATCGGCATGAGCCGCCGGACCTTTTACCGCAAACTTCAAACTTACGATTTGGAAAAATATTAA
- a CDS encoding glycosyltransferase family 39 protein → MFGLQHWIHHWSAGRGAHYLKFLVLLLGVTALAVVYDFRAYRGFATIEAMDTAQLARNLAEGKGYTTLCIRPFSLCLLQKHANQDLEDLLRRLPPDRTKWTPDQQAKADALVKPAQLTTPHPDISNPPGYPFALAGLMLLVPFEYTIDPSVRFQMYQPELVIAIFNQILFFLAVWMLVGLARRLLDDTAAWFCALTVLGSELWWRFTLSGHSTVLLLVIFLGIVWCLVWLEHGAEQLMNIWKMLLLAVVLGGLAGAGMLTRYAFGWLLIPVLLFMGSFLGTRRLLLCGVTCVVFCATVSPWLARNYELTGTLFGTAGYSVHEGTYSFPDTRLVRSADPDFSRVDVSDIPDKLLTNLRTMVTNDLPRFGGSWVTAFFLVGLLLPFKSTSLSRLRYFLAFCLLTFILAQCLGRTHLSEESPEVNSENLLIILAPLVFLYGTALFFVLVSQSRIGGWEVRPVFMAAYLGMAWLPLGLGLSARTSPVAYPPYNPPVIQTVSHWMQPGDLMMSDMPWAVAWYGHRTCLWLSLNSEQEFQFLHKQRRINALYLTARTLDNRFITQWVRGENQGWGAFIAESLLRREVPEGFPLTKAFADLFPEQLFLADRARWKQP, encoded by the coding sequence ATGTTTGGCCTGCAACACTGGATTCATCATTGGAGCGCGGGGCGCGGGGCGCACTATCTGAAGTTTCTGGTGCTGCTGTTGGGGGTCACGGCGCTGGCGGTGGTGTATGACTTTCGCGCCTACCGGGGATTTGCCACCATCGAGGCGATGGACACCGCGCAACTGGCGCGCAACCTTGCCGAAGGCAAGGGCTATACCACGCTATGCATCCGCCCCTTCAGCCTGTGTCTGCTCCAGAAGCACGCCAACCAGGATTTGGAGGACCTCTTGCGCCGGTTGCCGCCGGATCGGACCAAATGGACTCCGGACCAGCAGGCCAAAGCGGATGCGCTGGTGAAGCCCGCGCAATTGACCACGCCGCATCCCGACATCAGCAATCCGCCGGGATATCCCTTCGCGCTGGCGGGACTGATGCTGCTGGTGCCGTTTGAGTACACCATTGACCCCTCGGTACGTTTCCAGATGTATCAGCCCGAACTCGTGATCGCGATCTTTAACCAGATATTGTTTTTCCTGGCGGTGTGGATGCTGGTGGGCCTCGCCCGGCGTCTGCTGGATGATACCGCTGCATGGTTCTGCGCGCTGACGGTGCTGGGATCGGAATTATGGTGGCGGTTCACCCTCTCCGGGCATTCGACCGTGTTGTTACTGGTGATTTTTCTGGGGATTGTCTGGTGCCTGGTCTGGCTCGAACATGGAGCCGAGCAATTGATGAACATCTGGAAGATGCTGTTGCTGGCGGTGGTGCTTGGCGGTCTGGCCGGTGCCGGGATGTTGACACGTTACGCGTTTGGCTGGCTGCTGATCCCGGTGCTGTTGTTCATGGGCAGCTTTTTGGGGACGCGCCGATTACTGCTGTGCGGGGTCACGTGCGTCGTGTTTTGCGCCACCGTCAGTCCCTGGCTGGCGCGCAATTATGAGCTGACCGGAACGTTGTTTGGCACGGCGGGCTACAGTGTGCATGAGGGCACCTATAGTTTTCCAGACACCCGTCTGGTGCGTTCCGCGGACCCGGATTTCAGCCGGGTGGATGTGAGTGATATTCCGGATAAACTCTTGACAAATTTACGAACCATGGTGACCAACGATCTGCCGCGCTTCGGCGGCAGTTGGGTCACGGCGTTCTTTTTGGTGGGACTGCTGTTGCCGTTCAAAAGCACCTCGCTCTCCCGCCTGCGGTATTTCCTGGCCTTTTGCCTCCTGACGTTCATCCTGGCCCAGTGCCTCGGCCGCACGCATCTGAGCGAGGAATCCCCCGAGGTGAACAGCGAAAACCTATTGATCATCCTGGCCCCGCTGGTGTTTCTTTACGGCACCGCCTTGTTCTTCGTGCTGGTCAGCCAGTCGCGCATTGGCGGGTGGGAAGTGCGTCCGGTCTTTATGGCAGCCTACCTCGGCATGGCTTGGTTGCCGCTGGGGCTGGGGCTCTCCGCGCGCACCTCGCCGGTGGCTTACCCCCCCTATAACCCGCCGGTGATCCAGACCGTGTCGCATTGGATGCAGCCGGGGGACCTGATGATGAGCGACATGCCTTGGGCGGTGGCTTGGTATGGACACCGCACCTGCCTGTGGCTATCCCTAAACTCCGAGCAGGAATTTCAATTTCTGCACAAACAGCGACGCATCAATGCGTTGTATTTGACCGCCCGAACCTTGGATAATCGGTTTATCACCCAGTGGGTGCGCGGCGAAAACCAAGGCTGGGGCGCCTTCATTGCGGAATCCTTGTTGCGCCGCGAAGTGCCCGAGGGTTTCCCCCTGACCAAGGCGTTTGCGGACCTGTTTCCCGAACAACTATTCCTGGCGGACCGCGCCCGATGGAAGCAGCCATAA
- a CDS encoding outer membrane beta-barrel protein, which yields MNSLALNPVQSSRWWSASVALRGFYDDNYVSRYSGSETDNGRKGSFGLEVQPSIFIHKDLEATTISAGYTYGFHHQERRGTSDHYHLFNASVVHKVSDISTLTVTEYFAIAQEPQILNQDQGGGLQQRTDGSNIRNTGSVEWRSKMSDQLGYTLGYANTLFSYHDNNHNWVTPPGGTPPNSYAAKLNRMEQLPSVSLRYDVKTDTTALVGYQFQDVSYTESRDILAQWVDGAGNVRTYMPDARDSRSHFYFVGLEHTFNPKLSGWLRVGAMTVSYIRQNTPTRTNPYADLAASYRYAEGSMLQLGFRHTRSATDLAGAQPGTGSLTMDQETSMAYLSLNHEVTKKLSVNGMLSAQYGAFRGGPYENTHERSLNASLGGAYQFNRNLSLEAGYNFDVVPSDLPAAPGEQRAYHRNYFWLGIKATL from the coding sequence ATGAACTCATTAGCACTGAATCCCGTTCAATCATCACGATGGTGGAGCGCCTCCGTGGCGCTGCGCGGCTTCTATGATGATAATTATGTGTCCCGCTATAGCGGTAGTGAGACGGATAATGGGCGCAAAGGCAGCTTCGGTTTGGAAGTGCAGCCATCTATCTTCATCCATAAGGATTTAGAGGCCACCACCATATCGGCTGGATATACCTATGGTTTTCACCATCAGGAACGCCGTGGCACCAGTGACCACTATCACCTGTTCAACGCCAGTGTGGTGCATAAGGTCTCGGACATCTCCACGTTGACGGTAACGGAATACTTTGCCATTGCGCAAGAGCCACAAATATTGAACCAAGATCAGGGGGGTGGTCTTCAGCAGCGCACGGATGGCAGCAATATTCGCAATACCGGTTCCGTTGAGTGGCGCAGCAAGATGAGCGACCAATTGGGTTACACGCTTGGGTATGCCAATACCTTGTTTTCATATCACGACAACAACCATAACTGGGTAACCCCTCCCGGTGGAACTCCTCCCAATTCGTATGCGGCCAAGCTGAATCGCATGGAACAGTTGCCTTCTGTGTCGCTGCGGTACGATGTGAAGACGGACACCACCGCGCTGGTCGGGTATCAATTTCAGGATGTATCTTATACGGAGAGTCGGGACATATTGGCACAGTGGGTGGACGGTGCTGGCAATGTGCGGACCTATATGCCCGATGCCCGTGATAGTCGCAGTCATTTCTACTTTGTCGGATTGGAACACACGTTCAATCCCAAGCTGAGTGGCTGGCTTCGCGTTGGGGCGATGACGGTTAGTTACATCCGCCAAAACACTCCCACGCGCACCAATCCTTATGCCGACCTTGCGGCTTCCTACCGATATGCAGAAGGTTCGATGCTGCAATTGGGATTCCGCCATACTCGTTCAGCCACTGATTTGGCCGGGGCTCAACCCGGGACTGGCAGCCTTACGATGGACCAGGAGACCAGCATGGCGTATTTGAGCCTTAATCATGAAGTGACTAAGAAACTCTCAGTCAATGGCATGCTTTCCGCTCAGTATGGTGCTTTCCGTGGTGGTCCTTACGAGAATACCCACGAGCGCAGCTTAAATGCGAGTTTGGGTGGGGCGTATCAGTTTAACCGGAATTTAAGCCTTGAGGCCGGTTATAACTTCGATGTCGTGCCCTCTGATTTGCCAGCCGCTCCAGGTGAGCAGCGTGCCTATCATCGGAATTATTTCTGGCTGGGGATTAAAGCTACCTTATAA